The genomic interval AGGAGCAAATGAGGAGGGAACaaatgacaaagacagaaagagatctGCAAGTGCAGATGGAAGACAACGCGAGAAGGCAGATGAGAAACAAGCACAGAGGTGAAAAGAGACAAGCACACACCCAGGGAcgctcacacatacactgtaatCCCAGATGAGCTCAAACACTATACACTACAGCCTCTGCAAATCACACACATGCTTCATGCTTTCCTGCACAAACAATCACACACTCCTACGCACAGGCCTTATTGCCAGGTGGCATTGATGGATGCTCATCCCAGAGAGCctttatgtatgtgtgagtgttttgttgAAGAGCTTTGTACAGTGGCTGATGGCTAATGCacgtgtgataaaaaaaaataaaaaaaatcattttccgACGCATGCGTGTTTGTGCCACAGAGATGCTTGTGAACAGAGAACTGGCGCATCAGGACCTAATGGGGGTTCAACAAGTGGCACAAGAGGAGGAGTGTAAGAAAGCTGCCCGCATCGCACTGGACAACTACAACCTAGCTCtggtacagtacatgcatgtgcacacacagatggacacacagacactcacacaccgaCTGCTAATGCGAATCCTCACACTAACATCCAGTGGGGGTTTGAGCCGTGACATGGAATTCTCAAGTGggattttgaaattaaaatgtctaaTTGAAAATCTAAATTGATGCACACACTTGCTGCAGGAAGGATGCTATCATGTTAGTTGGCAAACAGCAACATGGATGGTTAAACTGCGTGGGCCTTGTCTGTTTGTAAAAGGCCCTCTTTAGCTCCCCACTCATTTGCCTGAATGCACTTGATTGAATCCTCCATTGGGAGGCGTCATTACAAGTCCTTCAGGTCATTGTGATTTTTGACAGTTGTGTGGTTTCTCTAATAAACACTTGCATGCATGATGCACATGCGAATACAACTGACTGATTGAATCTCTCAGGAGGACGTTCAAGCTGATTCTTGACTCTAAGCCAGAAGTAACCACGTATTAGAGGTTGGGTTTCGTAAAGCTGCGGGGTTTCCCAACCATCAAGGGAATGATCAAGCAGCTGTCCCTGGATCCCTGTTAATGCCCTACCATGCCCTGTTACTCACAGGCTACAGAGCAAGAAGAGAAACTGAAGGAGCAACATAGGAGAGACGAAAGGGAGAATCTTGCAGAGATGTGGCACACCATGACGTCCGACATGATGACAGAGTCcgcagaagcagcagagagagaggtgcgAGGAGGGACGCTGTCCCGGGTTCTGACCGACAGGTGGAAGGGAATGAGCCCAGAGCAGTTGAGCGCCATCcatagggagagagaggcgCAGCGCCTTGAGAGACAGGTACTGCGGTCGCCCTGATTCACAATGCACCTCCCATACACAAACAAGTAATTAATGGGCAAGTCACGTCTTACTCTTCTTCAAACTCCTCTTCAGTTCTACCATTCTGCAAAATTCCTCTCAAAACGTGGTTCCCCAAAATTTCATACCTGTAAAAGTTAAGTGATAGATGGGTGATAAATTGGGAGAAAAATCAACATAAAATGTCTGGGTAAGGTGTTGAGCCATAATGAACAGCATCCACACAAAAGTAATTTGCTTTTTTAGTCTTTAAATGACAACTgccatcaaacacactgactcaAAATGCCCCGTTGGTTTTCAATTAGGCTGAGATGTGGTAACTGTGAAGGCCACACCATGATTTACATAGTGTTCAGCTTTATCAATTAACATTCATTGACCCCTTGTTTCCTGTATGGTTCTGAATTTATTATGTATCCCCAccaatctatttattttttttccggctATAATTTGTCGACCACCTCTAAGTCTACTAGTACATTTTTCTTAACAGTTTGCATATATCTTAAGATTTTGACCTAAGGAGTATTATTCCTTCTCAGATTAAACATTTTTAGAGTCcgaaaatgatcaaatattttcatctgcCAAGGAAaggtttgaagaaaaacaaaacaaggaaaaacttaattttgatcagaagaaaatgtgttttattttattaatttttaatccCTTGACCTAACATTTTGGTCAGATCTTAAACCTCACATAAGGAAACACTCCTTCAtgggtaaaatgaaaaatgatccCACATAGTAGTTCCACTCAGGTTTAGCATTTAGACTTTTATTTCTTGCAAACTTCAGAGACAGCGTGATGCTGAGAAAATTCAGGAGGCAGCGTGGGACCTTCAGCTCCTGAAGCTGtccagagaaacagaggaggaggagttaagAGCAGCCGAGctgagaagacagaggaggattCAGATGGACCAGGACAACATGCAGCTGGCCAATGAGCAGCAGGCACAGTGAGCACTGCACACACCTACTCTACATACACTCATTATTCAAGAAGAAGTCAGCAAATCATTTTTGGGTGAAGGTCATAATGTAGAATTCGGACTTAAATAGCCATTTTTTTGGAGACAGTAACTTAccgtgtgtttatttgtgtctgtgtctaccCCAGTCAGGAGTACCTGAACAAGAAGCTATACACCAACAAACCCTCGAAGGACTACTTTTATCAATTCAACACCAGCTCCCGCTGACCACATCACACCTTGTCCAGGCCTGTCCTCCTTTGACAATGTGCTAATAAAATCTATCGACTGCTAAGCTCACACTCAATGTGGAATTGAACCCTTCTCAATCAATACTTACTGCATAATTTTGAGTGACAcatatttattgatttcatttgcTCATATTGGTGACAAAATAGGGAATCTTTGTTTTTCGGTACAGATCGTTCAATGTactttattttcagtcatttatcCAGTTACAGTGGTAGATTCATAATGCAGTTACAATTATAGTGGCCCCACATGTGGTACAATTCCACCCAACTTCTAACGTTGACCCATGATACATATAGATCCCATCAGTCCCATTATGCTAATTTTGCACCCCACACACCACAAAGAGGCACATTTAAACCCCAACATGGACACACGCCTTACTCATCCTTCCTCCCTAATCACCCAAACCCTCCTACTCAGGTTTTGTTGCCTGTCTGTCCGTTTTACTGTGTTATCAACAATCTTCTTTAAATGAAccagttcactttttcaaaggtttttatcTATTAATtataaaaagggggaaacataACAATGCTGGAAACCAAATGTCAGTGTCCCCGGATTTCCCCATGACACATGAAAAAAGCAAAGTGAGTGGCAGTCGAgtgagtatctgtgtgtgtacactcaTTTCCCATTCAAAGCTAACATTTGCCcccaacactgacaaacacagatgtTTAGCAGCAGATAGTCGAGTTAGAATATTGGCATATTTTTGTGTCATTCGTCGCtgtatgaaaatagatttttttaaacctttatttGTCCTGAGTGTGTCTGTATAACCGACAGCAgggagctcacacacacacacttctgtgcCACCGGCCATTTTAGACATCCCATATTCTTTACCTCAGGGAGTGTCAAGGTGATATTTGGCCAATGTCAAGCTCTTATTTGAGTAGGGAGAACTGAGATTGCAACGTTGCATATAGGTGCTCCCTGTGGTGTGCACAAACTGGCTCGCTGCATCCCTGCCTCATAACTGCATCAGACAAAAACTCCACAGATATTCACTGCACTGCAATGCATTGCTGAATGGTTAAGGGCAGGAACAGAATCTTAGCTTTCATTGTAATGCAACTACTACTATCACTAATGACactaatgtacatttttttgatttccaaatgttgaaatattcaaaaacatCTACAGAACAATATGGACCCaccccttttctttcctcagctATGAGCTATTTCTGCTAAAACAGACAAATCTCACTGCAGACATTTGTCAAAAACAGCAAAGGTTGAATTCATAGCAATAGTACAAAGAAGAAATGTTACAGCTTGCAACAATTTGAAATTAAGTGATTTTAAACctgcacatttttcacattttattaaatcaaacatgGTTGGGTTCATAAGAACAATCTTTTAGGGTTGTATTTACATTCAGTGGGGGAAAGAATTTCCCTCCAGGTCTTCTCGTAGCCACTCCTCTCGCAGTACCTTGTatctcagatttatttatttttccgaATCAGTAGCATGTAGATACAATGTCTACCCAGTCTGAAAAGAATACATTCCCTGTGTTTGATGTAACTACCAACTGTTTACCTCTATTGTACATCATTACGCCCGTCTGCAATATCAACTTGCATTGATAAgggtcaaaataaaataaaattgagaGTGTTTGTCCACTCTCCAATCTGTAATATACATAAATACTGCTCCTCAAACAATTTGCGTAATATGAGATGAACAGGTATGAAAAGATTGTTAATTAGagacaacaatgtttttaatacagtgtagaaagagacagacagatacagaaagCTACACATAGGTCTTGacacaaaaaattacaatatcaTTTCCAATAATGACATTTAACTTCTGGTGGGAAGGCGAGAGAGTAATGACATCAATCTGGTGCTCTATGCAGACCCAGCAGGCACAGGGACATATAAGGAGCATGTACATATCTATAATACTGTATTATGGCTAAGTAGATAAATGTAGATGCAGCTATATACACCAGATGCTACTCAGCATCTTCACAGCAAGTTCCCCTTAATGAATCAACTGCTATTTATAGAAAGAAACTTGGCTTCGGTTTGTTTCAATGAAAACATCTTGATTTATGAATTATGTCAATAAGGAGAAGTCATGAGTCTTATATAAATAATGTACAACACAATAAGAAAAcatgatgataaaaacaaaaaccacagatcatgacaaaattgttttttgtttttgttttcaaactcaaaaaaactaaaatgtcactGATGAGTAAAATCAAAGGCATCAGATGGTGTTGGACATAAAAAATAAGTCAAGACATGATAAATAATCTAGGTTTCAAgacttgtcacagcagcacgtGCTGTCTTTTTTCCTCACACATCCTCCTCTTTAAATGTACAACTGCATCTCTATCGGACCACACCGACGGTCCTTCGGATATTTCTAGCTGTACTGcattctgtttttatctttttaaagagATGGTtgcggagagaaagaaagagaagaaagggaaagaaatgaatgtTAGTAATTTGGATTGGTTGTAAACTACAcaaataaaaggggggggggaggtctAAGGACATCTTCAGGTCAGTCAGACTTGTCCACTAATTTGGACACTCCTTTGGTCAAAATAGTCCAGTCGATCAGATGACTACCAGGGGCATCTGAATAGTCAATATATTGATTGTGTATTAGTCGTCAAAGTACAGATCAGCAAGTCAGTAAGGAACAAGAGCGTATGGGCACATATGTGTTGACATGTTTTGGTCTGGTGGTCCAAGTGGATGTGTGGGGGTTAATCGAGGATGGTTACTGAGTTGGGCGTGCCATTGGTGGCTGAGGAGACGGTGGTGGGGTTGAGCGGGGAGTTGTCTGGCAGGCCATGAAGCGCCTCCGGACCTTCGCTGGGCCGACTGAGCTGGCTGGCCAGAGACTCATCCAGGTGGAGCTCCGTGGTTATGGCGCTGCCGCCGTTGAAGTCAAGGTTATCCTCACTGCACAGCCTGCTCTCCTCGCACAGGGACGGCTGGCTGGCCGTACGCTTCTCCTCCAGGTCGCTGAAATATGTGAGAGCACACAAGGGGTCAAAAGCATGGAGTAATATCATAAgacagttgttttttcccccgaaaACAAACAGCCAACATGCAGGCCAAAAATAGATTATATGTATAATTTGCTGGGTTTTCTTGCTCTTACACTagcaaattgaaaaatattgCGTTTCGGATATTTTGATTAGcattttgataattaaaaataagttgCAGCCCCACACAATACATTACAGATTATACCGAACGTTACAGGGAAACCAGAACTGAAGTAAGGCATTAGCAGAGTTTGGCAAAATCACATCACAGCATACCTTTCTAGAGATCTGTATAGCACAGGCAAGCGTTGGGGAGAAAAGGGACAATGAAAGGAAATTAAAGGGTTAGGAAAACCGAACAGTGCTGCGGGAATCAGGGCTGTCAGCCGTTAGAATTTAAAGCATCTATAGAAGCATGATGTAATATTCCAAAGAAATGACGTGCACTCAGATGACAAACCTGTACTCTCCAAAAGTCTCATCCTTCATAGGCCGTGCCTCCGAATCCATTGGGCCCTCTTCTTTATCTTTCACTGACGAGGGGAGAGATTATTGGATTTTATTATCAGGTGATCTCAACCATGTTTCTCTCTAAGCCACTGTCTCACACAGTGATAATGACATTCAGTCGGACAGCAAGATAAGACCAAATGTAtgtaagtggaaaaaaaatatcctcacAATCTGAAGACGATCGGTATATTGATGAGGTTTATAGTTGAGGTTTATGCAGTTTTCAATAGCAATTAGTCGCTCAGAAGTATGATGTCATTGGGTATGAACAGATTTATTGTTCAGTCATTTCTTGGAAGCCActtgttttccccccatgtggaaagaaatgaaagacttttttttttctcatttattttttgtccagtGGCCTGCAGGTTTCAGCTACTCTTGTGGTTTGTGATAATAATGTCGCAATTCTTTTCAGGGCAGAACCTCTTTCTTACTCACAAAGTAAGAAGGTATAAGCACAGAGGTCTGTTTCACTATAAGTTTAATGTGAAGGCTGCAAAAGGAGAAGGTTGACCAAGAGAAATCTGTCATTTATTAAGAGttctgtgagaaaaacaaagtgaagtaAATGCACCGTGTTTTTGATGCATGATGCAATCATATTTTACTGCCTTGTTTCCAGTCACAATAATCTTGTTTACTGTGGTGCATTCCTGTAACTGCTTATTGTCTTTTCCACCGACGTGTCCTTTTCAATATCAAACAGATTTATGGCTCCAGACTGTTACAGACATAGTGTGTCACAGCAGTTGTCTGACATTGCATTGATCTTACACAGGGGCTTTGAAGGACAGGCAGACATTGTAAATTCTTCAAAACTTAAATGAATTATATTCATCAAGAGTTCAACATCTCTATTGATGAATGCTTTAAAGTCATTGTGGTGGGTTACACTTGCCTGAG from Scophthalmus maximus strain ysfricsl-2021 chromosome 3, ASM2237912v1, whole genome shotgun sequence carries:
- the ribc1 gene encoding RIB43A-like with coiled-coils protein 1 isoform X2 encodes the protein MHKVDVAADQFAAEAAERRRAAESARKARIFNTRQRVIGLDLEALNQQVREKKHQRHAERHRDKAFDALREYHDDVLLQQDTDERGKRADSHADLVNYWATHQRVEDSLDADLKCGLKGAVRITIPENELGPASMQIFQGEGIGEEQMRREQMTKTERDLQVQMEDNARRQMRNKHREMLVNRELAHQDLMGVQQVAQEEECKKAARIALDNYNLALATEQEEKLKEQHRRDERENLAEMWHTMTSDMMTESAEAAEREVRGGTLSRVLTDRWKGMSPEQLSAIHREREAQRLERQRQRDAEKIQEAAWDLQLLKLSRETEEEELRAAELRRQRRIQMDQDNMQLANEQQAHQEYLNKKLYTNKPSKDYFYQFNTSSR
- the ribc1 gene encoding RIB43A-like with coiled-coils protein 1 isoform X1 yields the protein MQGTRIFVNMHKVDVAADQFAAEAAERRRAAESARKARIFNTRQRVIGLDLEALNQQVREKKHQRHAERHRDKAFDALREYHDDVLLQQDTDERGKRADSHADLVNYWATHQRVEDSLDADLKCGLKGAVRITIPENELGPASMQIFQGEGIGEEQMRREQMTKTERDLQVQMEDNARRQMRNKHREMLVNRELAHQDLMGVQQVAQEEECKKAARIALDNYNLALATEQEEKLKEQHRRDERENLAEMWHTMTSDMMTESAEAAEREVRGGTLSRVLTDRWKGMSPEQLSAIHREREAQRLERQRQRDAEKIQEAAWDLQLLKLSRETEEEELRAAELRRQRRIQMDQDNMQLANEQQAHQEYLNKKLYTNKPSKDYFYQFNTSSR